The DNA sequence GCCGCCCCCTTGCGGGAGCGCATCGTGCAGTCGGTGGCGGACATTACCGACAGCCCCGCCGGCCTTCTGCTGACCCCGCGCGAGGGCGGCGAACTGGCGCTGGACGCACGCTGGCAATGGCCGGGGATCGAGGTGCCAGCGGAGGCAATGACCCCCGCCGGGGCGCGGTTTTTCGAGGAAAGTCAGTATATTCTCGACTTGGACGACCTCCGTTCCGGCCGTGTGCAGGGCCTGCCGGAGGCTGCCTATCCTGACTGGTTGCTGCAGGAACCCTCCGCCTGGGCGCTGGTGCCCCTGCTGCATTACGAACGGCTGCTGGGCGTGGTGGCGGTGGCGCGCCCGCCGCTCGCGAGACGGCTCGACTGGGAGGATTTCGACCTGCTGCGCGTGGTCGGCCGCCAGCTCGCGTCCTACCTTGCCGAACAGGCGAGCGAGGATGCCCTGGGCGAGGCGCAGCGCTTCGACGAGTTCAATCGCCGCATTGCATTCGTGATGCATGACATCAAGAACCTCGCCAGTCAGCTCTCGCTGCTGGCCCGCAATGCCGAAAAGCACGCGGACAAGCCCGAATTCCGCGCCGACATGCTGGTGACGCTGACCAACAGCTCCGACAAGCTGCAGGCGCTGCTGACCCGGCTGGGCCGCTACGGCGCCCATCTGGGCGAAGCGCGCGCGCCGCTGCCCTTAACCCAGGTGCTGGACGATGTGGCCACCCGGTTCGCGGACCGCAGCCGGGTGGTGCTGATCGACCGGGAGCCCTGCGTGGTGATGGCCGACCGCGAAGGGCTGGAACAGGCGCTGGTGCATCTGGTGCAGAACGCCATCGAAGCCAGTGAGGAGGGCGCTCCGGTGTTCCTCGACCTGCGCCGCGACGGGGAAGAGGCGGTGATCGAGATCGTCGATACCGGATGCGGGATGAGCCCCGAGTTCATCCGCGCGCGGCTGTTCAAGCCGTTCCATTCTTCCAAGCCGGGCGGTTTCGGCATCGGCGCTTTCGAAGCGCGCGAACTGATCCGTGCCATGGGCGGAAGGCTCGATGTCGAATCGCGTGAAGGGCTGGGCACGCGCTTCCTGCTGCGGTTGCCCTTGCTGGCAGGCCACATGCAGGGCCAACCCCGTCAGCCGCGCTGGAATGAGGTGGCATGATGTCGCACGACAAGCCCGCAAACCTGCCCAAATTGCTGGTGGTGGAGGACGACGAAGGCCTGCAGGCGCAGCTGAAATGGGCCTACGACGATTTCGAAGTCGTGCTGGCGGGCGACCGGGCAAGCGCCATCGCCGCCCTGCGCGCGGAAGAGCCGGCGGTGATTACGCTCGACCTTGGCCTGCCGCCCGATCCCGACGGCACGAGCGAGGGGTTCGCGGTGCTGGACGAGATCATGGCGCTGAAGCCCGACGCCAAGGTGATCGTGGCCAGCGGGCATGGCGCGCGGGAAAGCGCGCTGCAGGCCATCGAGCGCGGCGCTTACGATTTCTATCAGAAGCCGATCGATATCGAGCAGCTCGGCCTGATCGTGCGCCGCGCCCTCCAGCTGCACCAGATCGAGCAGGAAAACCGCGCTCTCGCCGCGCGCGCGGGGGAGGGCAATCGCGTGCTCGGCGGCATGATCACCGCTGCGCCTGAAATGGTGCGCGTGGCGCGCACGATCGAGCGGGTGGCGAACACCAATGTCTCGGTAATGCTGCTGGGCGCCAGCGGCACCGGCAAGGAATTGCTGGCGCGCGGCCTGCACGATGCCTCCGCCCAGCGGGGCGGGAGCTTTGTGGCGATCAATTGCGCCGCGATCCCTGAAACGCTGCTGGAAAGCGAGCTGTTCGGCCACGAAAAGGGTGCCTTTACCGGCGCGGTGAAAACCACCGAAGGCAAGATCGAACTGGCGCATGGCGGCACGCTGTTCCTGGACGAGGTGGGCGATATACCCTTGCCGCTGCAAGTGAAGCTGCTGCGGTTCCTGCAGGAACGCACCATCGAGCGGATCGGCGGGCGCAAGTTGATCGAGGTGGATACGCGTATCGTCTGCGCCACGCATCAGAATCTGGAGGCGATGATCGCCGAGGGGCGCTTCCGCGAAGATCTGTTCTATCGCCTGGCCGAAGTGGTTGTGAAGATCCCTGGACTGGCCGACCGGCCGGGCGACGCGGTGCTGCTGGCCAAGGTGTTCCTCAAGCGCTTCGCCAGGGAGATGAACCCGCAGGTGACCGGCTTTGCGCCGGATGCGCTGGCGGCGATCGACGGCTGGCGCTGGCCGGGCAATGTCCGGGAGCTGGAAAACCGCGTGAAGCGCGCGGTCATCATGGCCGATGGCAAGCTGGTGAGCGCCGATGATCTCGATCTCGGCCCGGGTGAGGGCGAGGATGTGCTCAACCTCAAATGTGCCCGCGAAAGGGCGGATCGCAAGGTGATCCGCCACGCGCTGGCCCGCTGCGAGGGCAATATCTCGGGCACGGCGCGGCTGCTGGGGATCAGCAGGCCGACGCTGTACGATCTGCTCAAGCAATATGATCTGCAGAGCTGACTGGCGCCTTCCTGCCCTTGCGCTGGTGGCGCTGGCGCTGATCCCGCCACTCGCTGCGGCATCGGGCGGCGATCCGCTGGACAAGGCCCGTGCCGCGATCGAGCGGGGCCATGGCATCGCGGCCGAAGTGGCCGTGGACGAAGTGCGGCGGGCCGGCGCCCCGCGTGATCGCATCGCCGCGCTGATGGGCGAGGCCGAATTGCTCCAGGGCCATCTCGACAAGGCGCGCGAATG is a window from the Altererythrobacter sp. B11 genome containing:
- the prsK gene encoding XrtA/PEP-CTERM system histidine kinase PrsK, producing the protein MAPVLLLFFQLSHLAAAVAALALAGWLVARQRDRGTAALAVGAALALSSAWALAVVGFGTQGAPTLVLFSFSYLAWLWSLYRLFAYDNRARSMGPVRPVVAALALVELLQLLLIGVRHYVGGDILALGEFLRFALSLRLLFCVGALVLVHNLYAGGSAASRTGLRWPAAALAVMWLYDLNLATVAYLGDGLPGMLTQLRGCCMLLVVALLAGGIFGKEGNLRFSPSRSFTFQSFSLLVIGAYLLVMVLVAQGLSYIGTELARVVQLAFLVMASAAALALLPSPRLRGWLRVTLSKHLFQHRYDYRAEWLRFTDTIGRAGPAAAPLRERIVQSVADITDSPAGLLLTPREGGELALDARWQWPGIEVPAEAMTPAGARFFEESQYILDLDDLRSGRVQGLPEAAYPDWLLQEPSAWALVPLLHYERLLGVVAVARPPLARRLDWEDFDLLRVVGRQLASYLAEQASEDALGEAQRFDEFNRRIAFVMHDIKNLASQLSLLARNAEKHADKPEFRADMLVTLTNSSDKLQALLTRLGRYGAHLGEARAPLPLTQVLDDVATRFADRSRVVLIDREPCVVMADREGLEQALVHLVQNAIEASEEGAPVFLDLRRDGEEAVIEIVDTGCGMSPEFIRARLFKPFHSSKPGGFGIGAFEARELIRAMGGRLDVESREGLGTRFLLRLPLLAGHMQGQPRQPRWNEVA
- the prsR gene encoding PEP-CTERM-box response regulator transcription factor codes for the protein MSHDKPANLPKLLVVEDDEGLQAQLKWAYDDFEVVLAGDRASAIAALRAEEPAVITLDLGLPPDPDGTSEGFAVLDEIMALKPDAKVIVASGHGARESALQAIERGAYDFYQKPIDIEQLGLIVRRALQLHQIEQENRALAARAGEGNRVLGGMITAAPEMVRVARTIERVANTNVSVMLLGASGTGKELLARGLHDASAQRGGSFVAINCAAIPETLLESELFGHEKGAFTGAVKTTEGKIELAHGGTLFLDEVGDIPLPLQVKLLRFLQERTIERIGGRKLIEVDTRIVCATHQNLEAMIAEGRFREDLFYRLAEVVVKIPGLADRPGDAVLLAKVFLKRFAREMNPQVTGFAPDALAAIDGWRWPGNVRELENRVKRAVIMADGKLVSADDLDLGPGEGEDVLNLKCARERADRKVIRHALARCEGNISGTARLLGISRPTLYDLLKQYDLQS